In Pedobacter sp. W3I1, one DNA window encodes the following:
- a CDS encoding fasciclin domain-containing protein, whose protein sequence is MSKILQKFLIVNLTIIFILSACRKKEFDEFYGRPETLADPIYQQLQAKGNFTRFLDCIDKSGYKETLSTAGSWTVFAPTDAAFTTYMSENNLTEINATLASAIVRYSMTYDGEKVERLSDNLTAKGFVKNVGFRRRTVYYDFVYDGVDNDGKAIKVIAGNRNGPYLPTDFNNKNLPFFLSPFVTFAGISALDYNYFYPNTEYTGKNVGPGKIIEQDIVAENGVIHIVDKVLTPPQSIDQYISTKAQYGAFKSLLDKYVSYNLNTDITHRYQVLTGKSDNVYAKNYSVLLGFSPNNENYLKEDANDAQIGMYTIFAPTDEAVEAYAKVLLKYYAKNRLQPGNYKAQLNELFSLRSDIIRDFINSHLYRTTVWPSKFNTVNSFLGEATKLTPANVVDKQFLSNGLFYGVNAAQNANVFSTVYGKVNLDPTYYIMKQALDVLGYAIPIKTASLKYIVIPIPDATLVSLGFSYDPFYPSSPIRGDLNILRRLLQTHIIPLGDHAVPNFATTAGILETQGGEYIKYNNGFFSSAGTEDLPAVADKSIKIDSVATAVNGADAYAAKVLMYTVLPVSKHIEKYGTLTTDPYYSFFQYLKNNVTLYTAVTGAIQGVTDGSAYTVFIPTNAAMQAAVTAGLLPKLANGTPNYTPTDAADISKVAKFIQYHIIKSTVASDGQKTGSFESLLKNDSGDAAKVTVFTNTTNTLTLRDVTNTSVNVLLGTTDRSNVLSNRTVIHQINSYLKYQF, encoded by the coding sequence ATGAGTAAAATTTTACAAAAATTTTTAATCGTTAATTTAACGATTATATTCATTCTCAGCGCTTGCCGGAAAAAAGAATTTGATGAGTTCTATGGCCGTCCTGAAACATTAGCCGATCCAATTTATCAACAACTCCAGGCCAAAGGAAATTTTACCAGATTTTTAGATTGTATAGATAAATCGGGCTATAAAGAAACTTTAAGTACTGCAGGTTCTTGGACGGTTTTTGCACCAACAGATGCGGCTTTTACCACCTACATGTCTGAGAACAACTTAACCGAAATAAATGCCACGCTGGCTTCGGCAATTGTACGTTATTCAATGACTTACGATGGAGAGAAAGTAGAACGTTTAAGCGATAACTTAACGGCAAAAGGTTTTGTTAAAAATGTTGGTTTTAGGCGACGTACCGTTTATTACGATTTTGTTTACGATGGCGTAGACAACGATGGTAAAGCGATAAAGGTAATTGCGGGTAACCGTAACGGACCTTATTTACCAACCGATTTTAATAATAAAAACCTGCCCTTTTTTCTTAGTCCCTTCGTCACTTTTGCTGGCATTAGTGCTTTAGATTATAATTATTTTTATCCAAATACCGAGTATACCGGAAAAAATGTTGGCCCGGGAAAAATTATCGAACAAGATATTGTAGCCGAAAATGGCGTCATCCATATTGTAGATAAGGTGCTTACACCGCCACAAAGCATCGATCAGTATATCAGCACTAAGGCGCAGTATGGCGCTTTTAAATCCCTTTTGGATAAATATGTAAGCTATAACTTAAATACTGATATTACCCATCGCTACCAGGTGTTAACAGGTAAGAGCGATAATGTTTACGCTAAAAACTATAGTGTATTGCTTGGTTTTTCGCCTAATAACGAAAATTACCTAAAAGAAGATGCCAACGATGCACAGATTGGTATGTATACCATTTTTGCACCAACTGATGAAGCCGTAGAGGCTTATGCAAAGGTGCTGTTAAAATACTATGCAAAAAACAGGTTACAGCCCGGAAATTATAAAGCACAGCTGAACGAACTGTTTTCTTTAAGGTCCGATATCATCAGGGATTTTATCAATTCTCATTTATACAGAACTACCGTATGGCCAAGTAAGTTTAATACGGTTAACAGCTTTTTAGGCGAAGCCACTAAACTTACGCCTGCAAATGTGGTAGACAAACAATTTTTAAGTAATGGATTGTTTTATGGCGTAAATGCTGCCCAAAATGCCAATGTATTTTCGACGGTTTACGGAAAAGTAAATCTAGATCCTACCTATTACATTATGAAACAGGCGCTTGATGTATTGGGTTATGCCATTCCGATCAAAACAGCCTCTTTAAAATACATTGTTATTCCCATTCCTGATGCCACATTGGTCAGTTTAGGATTTTCATACGATCCCTTTTATCCTTCATCACCTATCAGGGGCGACCTGAATATTTTAAGGCGACTCTTGCAAACGCATATTATCCCATTGGGCGACCATGCGGTACCAAATTTTGCTACAACAGCTGGTATTCTGGAAACTCAGGGTGGCGAATACATTAAGTACAATAACGGTTTTTTCTCTTCAGCAGGTACAGAAGATCTGCCAGCAGTTGCAGATAAAAGTATTAAGATTGATTCGGTTGCCACAGCTGTTAATGGTGCTGATGCTTATGCCGCTAAAGTACTCATGTATACGGTACTCCCGGTAAGCAAGCATATCGAAAAATACGGTACTTTAACAACCGATCCTTATTATTCTTTCTTTCAATATCTTAAAAATAACGTAACGCTTTATACAGCGGTAACAGGTGCAATTCAGGGGGTTACCGATGGAAGCGCTTACACTGTTTTTATCCCAACCAATGCGGCTATGCAAGCTGCGGTAACCGCCGGATTATTGCCAAAACTAGCCAACGGAACACCAAACTATACGCCAACAGATGCCGCAGATATTAGCAAGGTGGCTAAATTTATTCAATACCATATTATTAAAAGTACGGTAGCAAGCGATGGACAGAAAACGGGTTCTTTTGAGAGTTTGCTTAAAAATGATTCGGGCGATGCGGCTAAGGTTACTGTATTTACCAATACCACCAATACACTCACACTAAGAGATGTAACCAATACTTCTGTTAATGTTTTGCTTGGTACAACCGATAGAAGCAACGTGTTATCTAACAGAACGGTGATTCACCAAATCAATTCTTATTTAAAATATCAATTCTAA